Within the Natranaerovirga pectinivora genome, the region AATAAAGAATGAGCCTAGAATAATTCTTAATATGACCACTGTGAACGCTTCTGGAAATCTTAAAAAAACAATACTCACTAAAGTAATTATATTTGCTAATCCTAGCTTTGCTCCTTGAATAGGAAATATATTGCCTATTAGCATTCTCTCAAAGTAACTTAGGACTAACGCAGCAGAAATAAGCATACTCATAAATACCATTTTTTGTACTTTTGACATTCCATTAAATCTAGTTTGATATATCATCTATTCCCACATCCCCCTCTCCTATTATCTCTACTGATACTCTATGTGGTAAACATACAATAATAGGGCCTGGCTGAGTAATCTTAGCTGTATGAACACAAACTTTATCTGGACAATTGGCTTCGATAATTTCTGCACCACTTTTATCTATATTAATTGTATTAAAGCCTCTCTCTGTTTCTAAGTCAATTTTCCTAATACCTTCGATTTCTTT harbors:
- a CDS encoding NusG domain II-containing protein, translating into MKKGDKIFLVIFVVIIIGWVAFRFFSGSEGLEEKSVQIKVDGQVYTTIPFKEIEGIRKIDLETERGFNTINIDKSGAEIIEANCPDKVCVHTAKITQPGPIIVCLPHRVSVEIIGEGDVGIDDISN